In Juglans regia cultivar Chandler chromosome 13, Walnut 2.0, whole genome shotgun sequence, the following proteins share a genomic window:
- the LOC109013683 gene encoding uncharacterized protein LOC109013683, with protein sequence MGETEVSKTTVGVHQDKGNGPFKAFDSAFSAFFVQLPRTLQNCLKSRFQRLAKDMEGVKLGGTPALRKEKRSSTPWEVDLEKQMLAWSENPSWVDQPPEIKVSVPKGSLCNLNVKVNIGLPPDAVYNIVTDPENKRVFKNIKEVISRKVLVDEGLRQVVEVEQAALWRFLWWSGTISVHVLVDQNREDHSMKFKQVKTGFMKKFEGCWTVDPVFVDEKICFPHKPKTWKDYFACTGGKGRVGSKVSLEQLIQPALVPPPPISWYLRGITSRTTEMLINDLLAEAARIRGDFCPENSGKELETSKEKFDECLAHNNICDIKERWALHRRNAKQGQRRLLTAN encoded by the exons ATGGGTGAGACAGAGGTTTCGAAAACAACTGTAGGAGTCCACCAGGACAAGGGAAATGGACCCTTCAAGGCATTTGATTCGGCATTTTCTGCATTTTTTGTTCAGCTCCCTCGCACGCTTCAGAATTGTCTCAAG TCTCGTTTCCAAAGGTTAGCAAAGGATATGGAAGGAGTAAAATTGGGGGGGACCCCTGCTTTAAGAAAGGAGAAAAGATCATCTACTCCTTGGGAAGTTGATCTGGAAAAGCAGATGCTAGCATGGAGTGAAAATCCATCATGGGTTGATCAACCTCCAGAAATAAAG GTCAGTGTACCAAAAGGTTCTCTTTGCAACCTCAACGTAAAAGTTAATATTGGGTTGCCTCCAGATGCAGTATATAATATTGTGACAGACCCTGAAAATAAGAGggttttcaagaatattaag GAAGTAATATCCAGAAAGGTTTTGGTCGATGAAGGTCTGAGGCAGGTGGTAGAAGTGGAGCAAGCAGCCTTATGGAGGTTTCTTTGGTGGTCAGGAACCATATCGGTTCATGTTTTAGTAGATCAAAACAGAGAAGATCACTCG ATGAAATTCAAGCAAGTGAAGACAGGGTTTATGAAAAAATTCGAAGGGTGCTGGACAGTAGATCCTGTGTTTGTCGATGAAAAAATCTGCTTCCCCCATAAGCCAAAGACATGGAAAGATTATTTTGCATGTACGGGAGGGAAAGGAAGGGTTGGCTCAAAAGTGAGCTTGGAGCAACTGATACAACCGGCCCTTGTTCCACCACCACCCATCTCCTGGTATCTCAGGGGAATAACCTCCAGGACAACAGAGATGCTGATAAATGATCTGCTTGCTGAAGCTGCCAGAATTAGGGGAGATTTTTGCCCCGAAAATTCTGGTAAAGAGCTTGAAACATCCAAGGAAAAGTTTGATGAATGCCTAGCCCATAataatatatgtgatattaaaGAAAGATGGGCACTGCATAGAAGAAATGCAAAGCAAGGCCAGAGAAGGCTTCTAACTGCCAATTGA
- the LOC109013681 gene encoding pantothenate kinase 1: MDLGVGELGTPGNSKPHQPSGQISHLALDIGGSLIKLVYFSTSDDVDDETGRSATESLSVYNGNKKYPVLKGRLHFAKFETTKIYDCLEFIQKNQLHLGGCQHLEASPIDKAVIKATGGGAYKYADLFQEKLGICLDKEDEMDCLVAGANFLLKGIHQEAFTYMDGQKEFVQIDHNDLYPYLLVNIGSGVSMLKVDGDGKFERVSGTNVGGGTFWGLGRLLTNCKSFDELLELSHKGNNRVIDMLVGDIYGGMDYSKIGLSSTTIASSFGKAISDSKELADYRPEDIARSLLRMISNNIGQISYLNALRFGLKRIFFGGFFIRGHAYTMDTIAVAVHFWSKGEAKAMFLRHEGFLGASGAFMSYGKCGLDDLMVQLIQQFPFTASPAGDT; this comes from the exons ATGGATCTTGGTGTTGGAGAGCTTGGAACTCCGGGGAATTCGAAGCCTCACCAACCCAGCGGTCAAATTTCCCATTTGGCTCTGGATATCGGAG GATCTCTCATTAAGTTGGTGTATTTTTCAACATCtgatgatgttgatgatgagACTGGGAGGTCAGCTACGGAGAGTCTCAGTGTTTATAATGGTAATAAGAAATATCCGGTTCTTAAAGGGAGGCTTCATTTTGCCAAGTTCGAAACGACCAAGATATATGATTGCTTAGAGTTTATACAAAAGAATCAGCTTCATCTTGGTG GATGCCAGCATCTCGAGGCTTCTCCAATTGACAAGGCCGTAATTAAG GCCACAGGTGGTGGAGCATACAAGTATGCAGATCTCTTCCAAGAGAAGCTTGGCATTTGTCTTGACAAGGAGGACGAAATGGACTGTCTTGTTGCCGGAGCTAATTTTTTACTCAAG gGAATCCATCAAGAAGCGTTTACATACATGGATGGGCAGAAGGAATTTGTACAAATTGACCATAATGATTTGTACCCCTACCTCCTTGTTAATATTGGGTCTGGTGTCAGCATGCTCAAG GTGGATGGAGATGGGAAGTTTGAGAGAGTGAGTGGAACAAATGTTGGTGGTGGAACATTTTGGGGTTTGGGAAGGCTCTTAACAAACTGCAAGAG TTTTGATGAGTTGCTGGAATTAAGTCATAAGGGAAATAATAGAGTAATAGACATGCTCGTGGGGGACATCTATGGTGGAATGGACTATTCAAAG ATTGGTCTTTCATCAACAACTATCGCTTCTAGCTTTGGCAAAGCAATTTCTGATAGTAAAGAACTTGCAGATTACAGACCAGAAGATATTGCCCGGTCCCTGTTAAGAATGATTTCAAATAATATTGGGCAG ATCTCTTACTTAAATGCACTCAGATTTGGGCTGAAGCGGATATTTTTTGGAGGATTTTTCATTCGGGGTCATGCTTATACCATGGACACAATAGCTGTTGCAGTTCATTTCTG GTCTAAAGGCGAGGCTAAAGCAATGTTCTTGCGGCATGAAGGATTTCTTGGAGCATCGGGTGCGTTCATGAGCTATGGAAAGTGTGGCCTTGATGACTTGATGGTCCAGTTAATTCAGCAATTCCCATTCACTGCTTCTCCTGCAGGAGATACCTGA